A window of Geobacter sp. contains these coding sequences:
- the amrA gene encoding AmmeMemoRadiSam system protein A, with product MLNQLTQAEKRQLLETAREAIVSFITSGSVQTREVAAENLQSHQGCFVSIKMNGKLRGCIGNFISDKPLIQLVQEMAVAAATKDPRFYPMKKQDLSDFTVEISVLSPLQKITDIEEIEVGTHGIYLERNFHRGVLLPQVATEYGWDRDAFLQQTALKAGMGRDDWKENTDIYIFSAQVFGE from the coding sequence CTGGAAACTGCCAGGGAAGCGATCGTCTCATTTATAACCTCGGGTTCAGTGCAAACTCGCGAGGTTGCGGCAGAGAATCTACAATCCCACCAGGGCTGCTTCGTCAGCATCAAAATGAACGGCAAGCTTCGGGGCTGTATCGGCAACTTCATCTCCGACAAGCCTTTGATACAGCTGGTTCAGGAAATGGCTGTCGCAGCAGCAACCAAAGACCCTCGTTTCTACCCGATGAAAAAGCAGGACCTATCCGATTTCACGGTTGAGATTTCGGTGCTTTCCCCTCTGCAGAAGATCACCGACATTGAGGAAATCGAAGTCGGAACCCATGGCATCTACCTCGAACGCAACTTCCACCGTGGTGTGCTCCTGCCACAGGTGGCAACCGAATACGGCTGGGATCGGGACGCCTTCCTCCAGCAGACTGCTCTCAAGGCAGGGATGGGGCGCGATGACTGGAAAGAGAACACGGACATCTACATCTTCTCGGCCCAGGTCTTCGGCGAGTAG